One Gimesia sp. genomic window carries:
- a CDS encoding secondary thiamine-phosphate synthase enzyme YjbQ, which translates to MKSLTRELWMEIPHRRQIVSIHKNVEQLVTESGVQDGLCLVNAMHITASVFINDNESGLHEDYDRWLEQLAPFNPGGDPNSGGYLHNQTGEDNADAHHKRQIMGREVVVAITDGQLHLGPWEHIFYYEFDGRRRKRILVKIIGE; encoded by the coding sequence ATGAAATCACTGACCCGCGAACTCTGGATGGAAATCCCCCACCGTCGGCAGATCGTTTCAATCCATAAAAACGTCGAACAACTGGTCACAGAAAGCGGCGTCCAGGACGGCCTGTGCCTGGTCAACGCCATGCACATCACCGCGTCCGTCTTCATCAACGATAACGAATCAGGCCTGCATGAAGACTACGATCGCTGGCTGGAACAGCTGGCCCCCTTCAATCCAGGTGGCGACCCCAATTCCGGCGGCTATCTGCACAACCAGACCGGCGAAGACAACGCCGACGCCCATCACAAACGCCAGATCATGGGTCGCGAAGTCGTCGTGGCCATCACCGACGGCCAGCTGCATCTGGGACCGTGGGAACACATTTTTTATTACGAATTTGACGGCCGCCGGCGGAAACGGATCCTGGTGAAGATTATTGGGGAGTGA
- a CDS encoding contact-dependent growth inhibition system immunity protein, which produces MKINFDRRKSLQELEGEDWGEPEASNTSLVKTCMWLRRVPLQDFTTENLRIIIDQKISLCFLVPLALETLDQDPLAQGDFYAGDLLSAVLSVPESYWRLHTEQCEVLRRVIVRAKTMLTELDETESNALRNNLKQIPDFLIDS; this is translated from the coding sequence ATGAAAATTAACTTCGACCGTCGCAAAAGCCTGCAGGAACTTGAAGGCGAAGACTGGGGAGAACCGGAGGCCTCCAATACCAGTCTTGTCAAAACCTGCATGTGGTTACGACGCGTCCCCTTGCAAGACTTCACCACCGAAAATCTGCGGATCATAATCGACCAGAAGATCAGTCTGTGTTTCCTCGTTCCACTGGCACTGGAAACTCTTGATCAAGATCCGCTGGCTCAGGGAGACTTTTACGCCGGTGATCTGCTGAGCGCGGTACTCTCTGTGCCTGAGTCGTACTGGCGGCTGCACACCGAGCAGTGCGAGGTCCTCCGCCGGGTGATCGTCCGAGCCAAAACCATGCTGACAGAACTGGATGAGACGGAGTCCAACGCTCTCCGCAATAACCTCAAACAAATCCCCGACTTTCTGATCGATTCATAA
- a CDS encoding DUF6314 family protein: protein MSANLDLASLWGRLTAVTTLTFTAQSFGSGSGWNGTGVGTVEVESIHDQTLLFHESGNWSPPEGKSLRFTNVYRSCAYPEQKQLRLEHLRFGNANPVYLFDLQQTAADCWDSIEPHVCSEDHYTATLRLENETLHLDWTVKGKTKNERISYVYEQ from the coding sequence ATGTCTGCGAATCTTGACCTGGCCTCGCTCTGGGGTCGTCTGACCGCTGTCACCACGTTGACGTTCACGGCTCAATCCTTTGGTTCCGGCAGTGGCTGGAATGGTACGGGAGTTGGCACGGTGGAAGTTGAATCCATCCATGACCAGACGCTGCTCTTTCACGAATCTGGAAACTGGTCACCGCCGGAAGGAAAGTCTCTGCGTTTTACAAATGTCTATCGCTCGTGTGCCTATCCGGAACAGAAACAGTTGCGGCTGGAGCACTTGCGTTTTGGAAATGCGAATCCGGTGTATCTGTTTGATCTGCAACAGACCGCAGCCGATTGCTGGGATTCCATCGAGCCGCATGTCTGCAGCGAAGACCACTACACGGCTACACTGCGCCTCGAAAACGAGACACTGCACCTGGACTGGACCGTCAAAGGAAAGACAAAGAACGAACGGATTTCCTATGTCTATGAACAGTGA
- a CDS encoding YetF domain-containing protein, with protein MFEKWITSQWTEIPMVLLSCFITYTVIIAYTRFTGLRSFSKMSAGDFAMTLAVGSIFASTISSANPTLVISLTALATLFVGQWLLAISRKKFHWFSRLIDNQPLLLMHGGTMVEENLRKANVTRTDVYGKLRAANALNYEHVLAVVFETTGDISVLHSEDPEVKLEAEFFENVVGAELLYHSENVNVNTRERAAAAS; from the coding sequence ATGTTCGAAAAATGGATTACCTCACAATGGACTGAAATTCCCATGGTCCTGCTGTCGTGTTTCATTACTTATACTGTCATTATTGCCTATACCCGTTTTACCGGTTTGAGAAGCTTTTCAAAAATGTCGGCGGGCGATTTTGCGATGACTCTGGCCGTCGGTTCCATCTTTGCGTCCACGATCTCATCAGCGAACCCCACATTGGTAATCAGTCTGACGGCACTGGCAACGCTGTTTGTCGGGCAATGGCTACTGGCAATCTCGAGAAAGAAATTTCACTGGTTCAGCCGACTCATCGATAACCAGCCGTTACTCTTAATGCATGGCGGGACCATGGTGGAAGAAAATCTTCGCAAAGCAAACGTCACCCGGACGGACGTGTATGGGAAACTCCGCGCAGCCAACGCCCTGAACTATGAACATGTTCTGGCTGTCGTCTTTGAAACAACGGGAGACATTTCCGTGCTGCATTCCGAAGATCCCGAAGTCAAACTGGAAGCGGAGTTTTTTGAAAACGTCGTCGGGGCAGAATTGCTGTACCATAGTGAGAACGTCAATGTGAATACCCGGGAACGCGCAGCCGCTGCATCGTAA
- a CDS encoding endonuclease/exonuclease/phosphatase family protein: MVPTETITEEHSGSSTESPIRKWAYRCVLLLASVAVLTALLPLLPVDWWWVRIGDFPRVQLLVAYVVLLLALVPFCRKTTAKTGIFLLFISSSIQLFWIFPYLPFAPNEVEWAESADPQTRLRIMTANVYQENQNAEAVLSLIEQEQPHIVVLCEVNARWIRDLKPLEKSYGWRLTHPLENTYGIAVYSRLPLESARIRSMIKQEIPSIDVRVKLPSGQFVRLFAVHPNPPRPGEDTTKRDAELVLVGREVRDSPSAIVLGDLNDVGWSRTTNLFQEVSGLLDPRKGRGLYPTYDATSSIWRYPLDYLFHSDDFRIVKLTTLPSIGSDHFPLLVELSHESEAAVTQEGPHLDGGDQEDASDAVDSARELKETPEEP; the protein is encoded by the coding sequence TTGGTCCCAACCGAAACAATAACTGAAGAGCATTCTGGCAGCTCGACGGAATCACCCATTCGTAAATGGGCTTACCGGTGTGTCCTCCTGTTGGCCAGCGTCGCGGTGTTGACCGCGTTGCTGCCCTTGCTTCCCGTTGACTGGTGGTGGGTCCGCATCGGGGATTTTCCCCGCGTTCAACTGCTGGTCGCTTATGTCGTCCTCCTGCTGGCACTCGTCCCCTTCTGCCGCAAAACCACCGCAAAAACAGGGATATTCCTGCTGTTTATCTCCAGCAGCATTCAACTATTCTGGATCTTTCCCTATCTGCCGTTCGCTCCAAATGAAGTGGAGTGGGCAGAGTCTGCTGATCCGCAAACCCGCCTGCGGATTATGACGGCGAACGTCTATCAGGAAAACCAGAACGCCGAAGCGGTGCTGTCTCTGATCGAGCAGGAACAACCGCATATCGTCGTGCTGTGTGAAGTCAACGCGCGCTGGATTCGCGACCTGAAACCCCTCGAAAAATCCTATGGCTGGCGATTAACGCATCCACTCGAAAATACCTACGGTATCGCCGTGTATTCCCGGCTTCCCCTGGAGAGTGCCCGTATCCGGTCCATGATCAAGCAGGAGATCCCCTCGATTGATGTCCGCGTCAAACTTCCCTCAGGACAGTTCGTACGCCTGTTTGCCGTACATCCTAATCCACCCCGTCCGGGTGAGGATACAACCAAACGCGACGCCGAACTCGTACTGGTCGGACGCGAAGTGCGCGACAGCCCCAGCGCTATCGTGCTGGGTGATTTAAATGATGTCGGCTGGTCACGTACGACAAACCTGTTTCAGGAAGTCAGCGGTCTACTCGATCCCCGTAAAGGACGCGGACTCTATCCGACATATGACGCCACCTCGTCGATCTGGCGTTATCCACTGGACTATCTGTTTCATTCGGATGATTTTCGCATTGTGAAACTCACTACGCTGCCTTCTATCGGTTCCGACCATTTTCCCCTGCTGGTGGAATTAAGTCATGAATCTGAAGCCGCAGTCACCCAGGAAGGCCCGCACCTGGATGGCGGTGATCAGGAAGACGCCAGCGATGCAGTAGATTCGGCGCGAGAGTTGAAAGAGACTCCTGAAGAACCCTGA
- a CDS encoding manganese catalase family protein, translated as MYHHVKKLMYKVDVGDPDPRFGKMLLEQFGGANGELAAAMQYSIQGMNCEDPARKDLLMDIGTEELSHLEVIGALARMHLKPLRKAGDAALDDPLIAVVGGGGVSLSNSQGSSWTSDYIAVTGQLEVDLRSNMAAEARAKIVYERLIDHTDDPGSKDALRFLMTREITHLKAFGQALESMDKQPLEIGELEPDSQWVDKYFNDSTESGDLGEDSSGPWNSGDEWKVVDNPAFSGT; from the coding sequence ATGTATCATCATGTTAAAAAACTGATGTATAAAGTTGATGTGGGAGATCCCGACCCCCGCTTTGGGAAAATGCTGCTCGAACAGTTCGGCGGTGCGAATGGCGAACTGGCCGCAGCCATGCAATACTCGATTCAGGGTATGAACTGCGAAGACCCGGCCCGCAAAGACCTGTTGATGGATATCGGCACCGAAGAACTGAGCCACCTGGAGGTGATCGGTGCGCTGGCCCGCATGCACCTCAAACCATTACGAAAAGCGGGAGATGCCGCTCTGGACGACCCACTAATTGCAGTGGTCGGTGGCGGTGGTGTGTCGCTGAGTAACTCACAGGGTTCTTCCTGGACTTCAGACTATATTGCGGTGACCGGTCAGCTCGAGGTTGATCTGCGTTCCAATATGGCGGCGGAAGCCCGGGCCAAGATCGTCTATGAACGTCTCATCGATCATACCGACGATCCGGGATCCAAGGATGCCCTGCGGTTCCTGATGACCCGAGAAATCACTCACCTTAAGGCCTTCGGTCAGGCACTGGAAAGTATGGATAAGCAACCGCTGGAAATCGGCGAACTGGAACCCGATTCCCAGTGGGTTGACAAGTACTTCAACGACTCGACAGAATCCGGTGATCTGGGTGAAGATTCCAGCGGCCCCTGGAATTCAGGGGATGAATGGAAAGTCGTTGATAATCCAGCCTTCAGTGGTACCTGA
- a CDS encoding AI-2E family transporter has protein sequence MTEPEASSSTAVMLSRTITTLVVVVVLAAALVITWEIILTLFLAVLFAVFLTFSSNSLSRVLPIPYQGSLALLVTTLVLLSAGTIALFFVQIEHQVQEASQQIERGTEKIQKWAEEYTTVKSVIQSTPYLSQSLLPASDSQKKKHDSSPSEDSKSPEQTNDSPQKKSEKSQQTDLNSLAQPAKQAASFVGQMFRTTFGLVVNSVLILFVGLFLATAPATYRDGVVILFAPERRERIRQVMNQLGGTLWHWLIGRFGSMLVTGLGAWLVLLLIGVPMAGTLGFLTGLLTFIPNIGAAISFILAILVALPQGTTTAALVIPAYIGLQLLESYVITPLIQKQQVSLPPALLISFQAIMGVLFGFLGAIIASPFLAAVKVIVQELYVKDYLEGNADHNGS, from the coding sequence ATGACAGAGCCCGAAGCTTCTTCATCAACTGCAGTGATGCTGAGCAGGACGATCACCACTCTGGTGGTGGTCGTCGTCTTAGCCGCTGCGCTGGTCATCACCTGGGAAATCATCTTAACGCTATTCCTGGCAGTCCTGTTCGCTGTCTTTCTGACCTTTTCCAGTAATAGTCTGAGCCGGGTCTTGCCGATCCCTTACCAGGGAAGTCTGGCATTACTCGTGACGACCCTGGTTCTGCTTTCCGCAGGAACCATTGCCTTATTCTTCGTACAGATCGAGCATCAGGTGCAGGAGGCCAGTCAACAGATCGAACGCGGTACAGAGAAAATTCAGAAATGGGCTGAAGAGTACACGACGGTCAAATCCGTGATTCAGTCGACCCCGTATTTATCCCAGTCACTGTTACCTGCATCCGATTCACAAAAGAAGAAACACGATTCCAGTCCATCTGAAGACTCGAAATCCCCTGAGCAGACTAACGACTCCCCCCAAAAGAAATCCGAAAAATCACAGCAGACCGATCTGAATTCACTGGCACAGCCTGCGAAACAGGCGGCCTCCTTTGTCGGCCAGATGTTCCGTACGACATTTGGACTTGTAGTGAATTCGGTGTTGATTCTGTTTGTGGGTCTCTTTCTGGCGACCGCCCCTGCGACCTATCGAGACGGCGTAGTCATTCTGTTTGCTCCAGAGCGTCGCGAGCGGATCCGGCAAGTCATGAACCAACTGGGAGGCACTCTCTGGCACTGGCTGATCGGCCGCTTCGGTTCGATGCTGGTAACCGGCCTGGGCGCCTGGCTGGTCCTGCTGCTGATCGGCGTTCCCATGGCGGGTACGCTGGGGTTCCTCACAGGACTGTTGACGTTCATCCCCAATATTGGTGCCGCGATCTCCTTTATTCTGGCAATCCTGGTGGCGCTCCCACAAGGCACCACCACAGCAGCACTCGTGATCCCTGCCTATATTGGACTGCAGCTGCTGGAGAGTTATGTGATCACCCCCCTGATTCAAAAGCAACAGGTCTCACTCCCCCCGGCACTGCTGATCTCGTTCCAGGCCATTATGGGCGTCCTGTTCGGTTTTCTGGGAGCCATCATCGCCTCTCCCTTCCTGGCAGCAGTCAAAGTCATCGTTCAGGAACTTTACGTGAAAGATTATCTGGAGGGGAACGCCGACCACAACGGCAGTTGA
- a CDS encoding BlaI/MecI/CopY family transcriptional regulator, translating into MARPVSEHPTDLELEILKILWSTSPLTVREVRDQLETGADRPLTHSSVITILNIMYRKGYVKREKAGKSFQFSPAQEKQTVTGSIMGDLLSRVFDGSSSDLVLNLLETAELDSDELAELRKLITRKAKELKE; encoded by the coding sequence ATGGCACGTCCCGTCTCCGAACATCCGACCGATCTCGAGTTGGAAATTCTCAAGATCCTCTGGTCTACCTCGCCGCTGACGGTGCGGGAAGTCAGGGATCAACTTGAAACTGGTGCCGACCGTCCTTTGACGCACAGCTCTGTGATCACGATCCTAAACATCATGTACCGCAAGGGTTATGTGAAACGCGAGAAGGCCGGTAAATCGTTCCAGTTCTCTCCGGCCCAGGAAAAGCAGACCGTCACAGGCAGCATCATGGGAGATCTGCTGAGCCGCGTGTTTGACGGTTCCTCCAGCGATCTGGTGCTGAATCTCCTCGAAACGGCTGAGCTCGATTCCGACGAACTCGCCGAACTCCGCAAGCTGATCACACGCAAGGCAAAGGAGCTGAAAGAATGA
- a CDS encoding carboxypeptidase regulatory-like domain-containing protein, with protein sequence MSWHTLIDPTLSSRLCLSLLHSLWQITLVALLVWCIDRLWKSLAVEQRYTLYVSALVLACLSLPINFQWVRVTDANQAEVSQSGIPAVIKSVPPAGPELELPAEPLPVPPQASVAEIADTPNQRTTASPATGRLPDTPTPFDWRVVTPWLVVFYLAGVVLMLLRLLAGHLRIARVRAAATPVSTGPCVEFLARLTEQWNLKVRPILTCAEQIVVPQVTGLLRPTILLPASVMSSLSAGELELILAHELAHIRRYDLWINLLQRLAEVVLFFNPALWYLSQRISLLREYCCDEMTCQIEAEDHRSLETARVVYSTALLRVAELAHRSRLSEPQLTSLSATGKSPSEIRRRVARLFGEPLHEPLPVSRGGFCTLLVLMLALPVFLFLTSTTAQTAEQEQPPEKTVTESQDTKPETDTRAVKDTERLFQLTVVDSTGKPVPHATVEIRSDPSPAAKQIIRGKFLREATYGPFAQTNEQGELFFKIPQKLKRFNLSIKKTDFGPYWAGWSVSERPESMPEKFTAILETGWSVGGIVVDEAGKPIEGAQVSPGVKFKKRPGDTSELYVGTRITTDAKGRWQFHYVPQSESEVFLSVNHPEFSPWRERISRDQFEVRKNRGPSAKVELQRGLDITGSVTDEKGAPISGALVRTKFMNDIRKATTDEHGIYVLTGCEPRLTRVVVSAKGRAPEVQEVRVKPGMDPVDFKLVPGRKIRVRVVDEQGKGIPRARIFFQQWRGSWLGVFFEFSYVHQYTDKNGVWEWDEAPVDEFQADIYRPGGMSLSRQTLIAREKEYVFTPPQALVASGRVIDSQTKEPIKKFQVTTGFRDSHPQSRVIWNTTDAFEAQGGSYQVRITRDEPAHFIKLAALGYRVAVSRQLKNDEGTVKVDFELEPAQDIAATVLTPDHQPAKESKVAVGVKDSFIRIQNGDIRENSTYATFVRTDAQGRFHTPAPNGPFQLIITHPTGFAHYKSDSGPLPDPHKLTPWARVEGQFQIGKSPAPKVPLEIQSYNYFPYGDDGPSITIQHRTSTGSDGKFLFERVWPGRGYLGREISFMVNDGVSDPISSILLPLDFKAGKTVAQNMGGTGRPVIGKLAPSANHKGKVLWQFTLINGHRFLDPPPGMLAVEEMQKHPQNYQTWYKNWKASNRYADEKAIYKQYTADQEKLLSETPHFKASIATDGSFRIDDVPPGNYALSAHCYEQKKAGFPGHLINHIFTVPPVNQSGNNEPVDLGTLTLE encoded by the coding sequence ATGAGCTGGCACACCCTGATCGATCCGACATTAAGCAGCCGCCTCTGCCTGTCACTGTTGCATTCCCTCTGGCAGATCACCCTGGTTGCCCTGCTGGTCTGGTGCATTGACCGGCTCTGGAAATCGCTGGCCGTGGAACAGCGTTATACACTTTATGTTTCGGCACTGGTCCTTGCCTGCCTCTCACTGCCGATCAACTTTCAATGGGTGCGTGTGACGGACGCCAATCAGGCTGAAGTCAGCCAGTCAGGCATTCCGGCTGTAATCAAGTCAGTCCCCCCTGCTGGGCCGGAACTGGAATTACCAGCAGAACCGCTGCCTGTACCGCCCCAGGCGTCAGTCGCAGAAATAGCCGATACCCCGAATCAGCGCACAACGGCATCCCCGGCAACAGGCCGACTGCCTGACACACCGACTCCGTTTGACTGGAGAGTAGTGACTCCCTGGCTCGTTGTATTCTATCTGGCGGGCGTTGTGCTGATGCTACTGCGACTTTTGGCCGGCCATTTACGCATCGCCCGTGTGCGTGCCGCAGCCACACCAGTCTCGACAGGTCCCTGTGTGGAATTTCTTGCCCGTCTGACGGAACAATGGAATCTGAAGGTCCGCCCCATATTGACCTGTGCCGAACAGATCGTCGTTCCGCAAGTAACAGGTTTGCTGCGTCCGACCATTCTACTGCCTGCATCCGTCATGAGCAGTCTCTCCGCCGGTGAACTGGAACTGATTCTGGCCCACGAACTGGCTCACATCAGACGTTATGATCTCTGGATCAATCTCCTGCAGCGTCTGGCGGAGGTCGTCCTGTTCTTCAATCCCGCCCTCTGGTATCTCAGCCAGCGAATCAGTCTCCTGCGGGAATACTGTTGTGACGAAATGACCTGCCAGATTGAAGCCGAGGATCACCGTTCACTCGAGACAGCCCGCGTCGTCTATTCCACGGCCCTGCTCCGGGTCGCGGAACTGGCGCATCGCAGCCGCCTTTCCGAACCGCAGCTGACCTCGCTCTCTGCTACCGGCAAATCGCCTTCCGAAATCCGCCGTCGCGTGGCGCGCCTGTTTGGAGAACCGCTCCACGAACCGCTGCCCGTCTCGCGCGGGGGGTTCTGTACCCTGCTGGTCCTGATGCTGGCCCTGCCGGTGTTTCTGTTTCTGACTTCCACCACGGCGCAAACAGCAGAGCAGGAACAACCCCCTGAAAAGACCGTTACTGAATCACAAGACACGAAACCGGAAACGGACACAAGAGCAGTCAAGGACACAGAACGGCTGTTTCAACTGACGGTTGTCGACTCCACCGGTAAACCAGTGCCGCATGCGACGGTCGAAATTCGCAGCGATCCTTCACCCGCAGCAAAACAGATCATCCGCGGCAAGTTTCTGCGCGAAGCGACCTATGGTCCTTTCGCACAGACCAACGAACAGGGGGAACTGTTCTTCAAAATTCCGCAGAAGCTGAAGCGATTCAACCTCAGTATTAAAAAAACAGACTTCGGCCCCTACTGGGCCGGTTGGAGCGTCAGCGAGCGCCCTGAGTCCATGCCTGAAAAGTTTACCGCGATCCTTGAGACTGGCTGGTCGGTGGGAGGCATTGTGGTAGACGAAGCCGGGAAGCCGATTGAAGGTGCCCAGGTTTCTCCCGGCGTGAAATTTAAAAAACGGCCCGGTGATACAAGTGAATTATATGTTGGCACAAGAATCACCACCGATGCCAAAGGGCGTTGGCAATTTCATTATGTACCTCAATCAGAATCAGAGGTCTTTCTCTCCGTCAATCACCCGGAGTTCAGTCCCTGGAGAGAGCGCATCTCGCGTGATCAATTCGAAGTCAGGAAAAACAGGGGTCCCTCTGCGAAAGTCGAATTACAGCGGGGCCTTGATATCACAGGTAGTGTGACCGACGAAAAAGGTGCCCCCATTTCCGGCGCCCTCGTCAGAACGAAATTTATGAATGACATTCGAAAAGCCACCACGGACGAACATGGAATCTATGTACTCACCGGTTGTGAGCCGCGTCTGACCAGGGTCGTCGTCTCAGCCAAAGGTCGTGCGCCGGAAGTGCAGGAAGTTCGGGTAAAACCCGGCATGGATCCGGTTGATTTTAAACTGGTACCAGGTCGAAAAATCCGGGTCCGCGTGGTTGATGAACAGGGGAAGGGAATTCCCAGGGCACGTATCTTCTTCCAGCAGTGGCGCGGCTCGTGGCTCGGTGTCTTTTTTGAATTTAGCTACGTCCATCAATACACGGATAAAAACGGCGTCTGGGAATGGGATGAGGCACCCGTCGATGAATTCCAGGCCGACATCTACCGACCAGGTGGAATGTCCCTCAGCCGACAGACGTTGATAGCTCGTGAGAAGGAATATGTATTTACTCCTCCTCAAGCGCTGGTTGCTTCAGGACGTGTCATCGATTCCCAAACGAAAGAGCCGATCAAAAAGTTTCAAGTAACCACCGGCTTTCGTGACTCACACCCTCAATCCCGTGTGATCTGGAATACAACTGATGCTTTCGAAGCACAGGGCGGCAGCTACCAGGTGCGAATCACCCGAGATGAACCGGCTCATTTTATCAAGTTGGCGGCTCTCGGTTATCGAGTGGCCGTTTCGCGTCAGCTGAAAAACGATGAAGGCACTGTCAAGGTGGACTTCGAACTTGAGCCCGCACAGGATATTGCAGCAACGGTTTTGACTCCGGATCACCAACCCGCTAAAGAATCCAAAGTCGCCGTGGGAGTGAAAGACAGTTTTATCCGCATTCAAAACGGGGACATTCGCGAGAACTCCACTTATGCCACATTTGTCCGCACTGATGCTCAAGGACGCTTTCACACACCCGCCCCAAATGGGCCATTCCAGTTAATCATCACACATCCGACCGGTTTCGCGCATTATAAATCAGACTCCGGTCCACTCCCTGATCCACATAAACTGACTCCCTGGGCACGGGTCGAAGGTCAGTTCCAGATCGGTAAGTCACCGGCACCGAAAGTACCTTTGGAGATCCAGAGCTACAATTATTTCCCCTATGGAGATGATGGCCCCAGTATCACCATTCAACATCGCACCAGTACCGGCTCCGATGGCAAGTTTCTATTTGAGCGCGTCTGGCCAGGTAGAGGCTATCTTGGTCGTGAGATCAGTTTCATGGTAAATGATGGCGTTTCCGATCCGATCTCGTCGATTCTGCTGCCGCTGGATTTCAAAGCAGGTAAAACAGTCGCACAGAACATGGGTGGCACTGGCCGTCCTGTGATCGGGAAACTGGCTCCCTCCGCAAATCACAAGGGGAAAGTACTCTGGCAATTCACCCTGATTAACGGACATCGTTTTCTCGATCCCCCTCCCGGGATGCTGGCTGTCGAAGAAATGCAAAAGCATCCGCAGAATTACCAGACTTGGTATAAAAACTGGAAGGCTTCGAATCGCTATGCAGATGAGAAAGCGATTTATAAGCAATACACGGCAGATCAGGAAAAACTGCTGTCTGAAACTCCCCACTTCAAAGCCAGCATTGCTACCGACGGTTCCTTCCGCATTGATGATGTACCGCCCGGTAATTACGCCTTAAGTGCTCACTGCTACGAACAGAAGAAAGCCGGCTTTCCTGGTCATCTTATCAATCACATCTTCACCGTCCCTCCTGTGAACCAGTCCGGCAACAACGAACCCGTTGATCTGGGCACGCTCACGCTGGAATAA